The Patescibacteria group bacterium genomic interval GACCACTTTCTTAGATGAAGACAATCCTAAAAAGTTTGGTCGCCCGTGGGAGGAAATAAGATGTGTTAAGGCTAAAGTCATAAGTGCACCACTTCCTATTGATAAACCATTAGAAATTGAAGCTGTTGTTCCATTACCTGAACCACGGGTGGACGGAGACAAAATATATGAATTGATACGCAGAAAAGATTCATGCGTTTTCAAGCATGGCTATACGAAAAAAGGTGAACTATCGGTAGAAATGTGTATCCTAAACGGAGCGGAAAAATATAGAATGAGCGAGTACTTATGTTGTTTTTATGAAAAAACCCCAGTTCTTCCTCCTATTTTTGATGATGCTGCATAAACAAGTCTTTATATTGGAAATTGACGAACTTATGGAAATTGCTTATAGTTGCTACCTAATTAGATAAAAATTCACCCTCCTAAGTTTTTAGCTAAGTTTAGCGAAACTAAACGAAAAAGTGAGGAAAATAGCTTAGGAGATGAAATAAATCGTTTACAGGTAAGTCGAAAACATTAAATTTTAATAGCTAAAAATTTAGAGAGGGTAAATGTCACAAGATAAACTTATAAAACTAGTGTGTTCCGACTGCAAAAGAATCAATTATTGGAGCAGAAAAAACAAAAAGCAAGTTGAACGAAAAATAGAACTCAAAAAGTATTGTAAATGGTGCCGAAAACAAGTAATGCATAAAGAGCAAAAAAAGTAACAAAAGGACCTGTAGCCCGACGCAATGTAGGGGTCTCGACCAAAGCGTCGAGATTTAGTATGCTCGAACTTTCTCAAGTTTGAACAAGGTAGAAAATTCTCATATAATTATAGAAGTTTAACGGGTCCGTCGGTTAACGGTAAACCACTGGTTTCCAAAACCAGGACTGCAGGTTCGATTCCTGCCGGACCCGCAACAATCAAACACTTCAACTTTTTGTTGAGGTGTCTGATTGTTTTTGATGTCAGGAATCGAAAGACGGAAGCGCGCGTCCTGAGGACGATGAAGCGCTGAGGCGGGGTCGAGAGTACTTAGGTTTTTGTGAGCGGAGTGAAGCAAAAAACTTAGTAACTCGTGACCGATTCCTGCCGGACCCGCAGAAATTATTTATTTAAAAATTGTTGTACTGCTTTTTCTATCTTTTTAATCTCAGCAAGCAAGAACCATTGTGTTTTTCTGTCGCGCTTGAACCATGTTTTTTGACGCTTACTATATTTCCCAATTTCAATCTCAAGCTTAGTGATCATTTCATTTTTACTTATCTCGCCTTTGAGATGTTTTGCAAGATAACGATATTCAAGACCGAGTTCCTCCATTCGTTTAAACGATAAACCACTCTCATGCAATCGTTTTGCTTCGGCAATCATTCCACGTCTAATTCGTACGAATAAGCGAGTAGTTATTTTCTCTTTCAGTTTTTTATCATCAGTCCTGATACCAATTTTGAAGATTTCATATTGAGACACTTTCTTCGCATGAGGTGGCACATGTCCGAGCGTTGTCGTTATTTCAATAGCACGCACGAGACGATGTTTATTATATCGGTCAATTGTCCGTGCCCGATTAGAATCAAGTTTCTGTAGTGTTTTAAAAAGTATTTCTGTACTCTTTTTTTCAAGTTTATCTCGCAGTTTTTTATCGGGCGGTACTTCTGGAATTGAAATTGTACCCAAGAGAGTATCAATATAAAAACCAGTACCACCTGCAATAATAGGAATCTTTCCTTTTGAAAGTATTTTTTTAATTGCTTTTCCCGCGGCAGTTTTAAATTGTGCTGCTGTATAGGTATTTTGAGGACTCGCAACATCAAGTAAATGATGGGGGACTTCTCTCATTTCTCTTTTGGTGATTTTGCCGGTACCAATATCTAAACCCCTATACACTTGTCGTGAATCGGCTGAAATCACTTCACCACCGAATTTTTTCGCCAATAGTACCGCCACACTACTTTTTCCAGAGGAAGTTGGACCGACAACTACAATAATTTTTGCTTTTTTGCTTTTTTTCATGCTACTATGGTGTCGATAATATCATAAAATATAAAAAATATTATGAAAAAAGAACTCAAAACTCCACCAATAGTTCCTGATGTCACACTAAAAACACGAATACGTGAC includes:
- the rpmG gene encoding 50S ribosomal protein L33: MSQDKLIKLVCSDCKRINYWSRKNKKQVERKIELKKYCKWCRKQVMHKEQKK
- the miaA gene encoding tRNA (adenosine(37)-N6)-dimethylallyltransferase MiaA, with amino-acid sequence MKKSKKAKIIVVVGPTSSGKSSVAVLLAKKFGGEVISADSRQVYRGLDIGTGKITKREMREVPHHLLDVASPQNTYTAAQFKTAAGKAIKKILSKGKIPIIAGGTGFYIDTLLGTISIPEVPPDKKLRDKLEKKSTEILFKTLQKLDSNRARTIDRYNKHRLVRAIEITTTLGHVPPHAKKVSQYEIFKIGIRTDDKKLKEKITTRLFVRIRRGMIAEAKRLHESGLSFKRMEELGLEYRYLAKHLKGEISKNEMITKLEIEIGKYSKRQKTWFKRDRKTQWFLLAEIKKIEKAVQQFLNK